Proteins co-encoded in one Halorussus vallis genomic window:
- a CDS encoding amino acid-binding protein — protein MSNVESNFQAYTLRLELVDEPGELLRSLRPIAENGGNLLSIFHERGNVTPRGHIPVEVDIEAAPDQFEKIVESLRDAGIKVIQAGTERYSEELTIILSGHLIDTDLSDTISQIQATRNATVTDVSLAAPEGSTNTSSARLQLAAETDSTEQVLDAVRTIADEKNLRVIEPLTSGGFA, from the coding sequence ATGAGTAATGTAGAAAGTAATTTTCAGGCTTATACACTCCGTCTTGAGCTCGTGGATGAGCCCGGTGAACTCCTCCGATCACTACGCCCTATTGCCGAAAATGGCGGAAATCTCCTTTCGATATTCCATGAGCGAGGGAACGTAACACCGAGAGGTCATATTCCCGTCGAGGTGGACATTGAAGCGGCGCCAGACCAATTTGAAAAAATTGTCGAATCACTGAGGGACGCTGGAATAAAGGTTATACAAGCAGGTACAGAGCGCTATAGTGAAGAACTAACTATAATTCTCTCAGGGCATCTCATCGACACAGATCTTTCAGACACGATTTCCCAAATTCAGGCTACACGGAATGCAACTGTCACAGACGTCTCCCTCGCTGCTCCGGAAGGCTCGACCAATACCTCGAGTGCTCGACTCCAATTAGCTGCCGAAACCGATTCGACTGAGCAAGTATTAGATGCAGTTCGAACCATCGCAGACGAGAAGAATCTTCGCGTTATCGAACCGCTTACTTCTGGAGGTTTTGCGTAG
- a CDS encoding RNA-guided endonuclease InsQ/TnpB family protein, with translation MSRTIRTFEATITNQRQVRDDLDQLGWAASKLWNVGRYYAQEQWDETGEIPDDGELKAELKSHERYTDLHSQSSQRVLEELAEAFNGWFGKRRNGDDRARPPGYRKHGDSHPRSTVSFKAAGFKHDAQFNRVRLSKGRNLKEHRSDFILCEYQTRPDVDLTEWDMQQVRAVYKRDEWRLQFVCRTTIDPEPPGDEVAGVDLGICNFAAVSFGGESVLYPGGALKEDEYYFTKKNAKCDDSSSHEATRLDRKRTGRRTHFLHALSKAIVEECVERGVGTLVVGDLGGIREDDENGESRNWGDHGNLDLHGWAFDRFTTLLDYKAEAEGIDVELVSERDTSKSCSACGHTDGKQRVERGLYVCEECETVANADVNGAENIRQKVLPNLAYDGGDRDNGWLAQPEVHLFDRSEGYFAPREQVANREP, from the coding sequence ATGAGTCGAACCATCCGAACCTTCGAGGCCACGATTACGAACCAGCGACAGGTTCGTGACGACCTCGATCAACTCGGATGGGCCGCCTCAAAACTCTGGAACGTCGGTCGCTACTACGCACAAGAACAATGGGATGAAACGGGCGAGATCCCCGATGACGGGGAACTCAAAGCCGAACTCAAAAGCCACGAACGCTATACGGACTTGCATTCTCAATCCAGTCAGCGCGTTCTCGAAGAACTCGCTGAAGCGTTTAACGGCTGGTTCGGCAAGCGTCGGAACGGCGACGACCGTGCCCGACCACCCGGCTACCGGAAACACGGAGACTCCCACCCGCGTTCAACCGTGTCGTTCAAAGCGGCTGGCTTCAAGCACGACGCACAGTTCAACCGCGTTCGCCTCTCAAAAGGTCGCAACCTCAAGGAACACCGTTCCGATTTCATTCTATGTGAGTACCAGACTCGTCCGGATGTTGACCTGACCGAGTGGGACATGCAACAGGTTCGTGCCGTCTACAAGCGTGATGAGTGGCGACTTCAGTTCGTCTGTCGCACCACTATCGACCCGGAACCGCCGGGTGACGAGGTGGCTGGTGTTGACCTCGGGATTTGCAACTTCGCCGCCGTCTCGTTCGGCGGTGAGTCGGTGTTGTATCCCGGTGGCGCACTCAAAGAGGACGAATACTACTTCACGAAGAAGAACGCCAAGTGCGACGATTCCTCGTCCCATGAAGCGACTCGTCTTGACCGGAAGCGGACTGGTCGCCGGACGCACTTCTTGCACGCACTCTCGAAAGCAATCGTGGAGGAGTGCGTTGAACGAGGTGTCGGAACGCTTGTCGTGGGCGACCTCGGCGGCATCCGAGAAGATGACGAGAACGGTGAGTCCCGCAACTGGGGCGACCACGGGAATCTCGACTTGCACGGGTGGGCGTTCGACCGCTTCACAACGCTTCTCGACTACAAGGCTGAAGCGGAAGGTATCGACGTGGAGTTGGTGTCGGAACGCGATACGTCGAAGTCCTGTTCGGCGTGTGGACACACCGACGGCAAACAGCGTGTCGAACGTGGACTGTACGTGTGCGAGGAGTGCGAGACAGTGGCGAATGCGGACGTGAACGGTGCGGAGAATATTCGGCAGAAGGTACTCCCGAATCTCGCCTACGATGGGGGAGATAGGGATAACGGCTGGTTGGCACAGCCAGAGGTTCACCTGTTCGACCGTAGTGAGGGCTATTTTGCCCCACGAGAACAGGTTGCTAACCGCGAACCGTAA
- a CDS encoding type I 3-dehydroquinate dehydratase — MEIRDSALAATTNDLTRAKDAHGVADLIEFRIDKAEDPIEQLSEYDGELPIIATNRARWFGGKASGTGRLDTLFSASRFDSVKFVDLELETVRSKDWLVHEFRENDVQLIISHHDFEETPKREILDAIIEQCAEYGDIAKVATFPRTQAETLTLLEAVNEATNEGHDVAGISMGELGSHTRIIGHLYGSKLGYAPLLADNNNYAPGQIPLEKLASLIEFTKKTGDDNHIIDTISDEVSVPKELCLSD, encoded by the coding sequence ATGGAAATTAGAGATTCTGCCCTTGCCGCTACGACAAACGATCTCACAAGGGCTAAAGACGCACACGGGGTAGCAGACCTCATTGAATTCCGTATCGATAAAGCAGAAGATCCGATTGAACAACTTTCTGAGTACGATGGTGAACTCCCTATTATTGCGACGAACAGAGCGCGCTGGTTTGGAGGAAAAGCGAGCGGCACTGGTCGACTCGATACTCTATTTTCTGCTTCTAGATTTGACTCGGTGAAATTCGTTGACCTGGAGTTAGAGACGGTTCGCTCAAAGGATTGGCTCGTTCACGAGTTCCGAGAGAACGATGTCCAACTTATTATTTCGCACCACGACTTCGAGGAGACACCCAAAAGGGAGATTCTGGACGCAATCATCGAACAGTGTGCCGAATACGGTGACATCGCGAAGGTCGCTACCTTCCCACGAACCCAGGCTGAAACACTCACGCTTCTAGAAGCAGTTAACGAAGCAACTAACGAGGGACACGATGTCGCCGGAATTTCGATGGGAGAGCTTGGAAGTCATACACGCATTATTGGACACCTGTACGGCTCAAAGCTTGGCTACGCGCCTCTCCTCGCAGATAACAACAATTACGCGCCAGGGCAAATTCCGTTGGAGAAACTTGCGTCGCTTATCGAATTCACGAAAAAAACCGGCGACGATAACCATATAATCGACACAATCAGCGACGAAGTATCCGTCCCAAAGGAACTGTGTCTCTCCGATTAA
- a CDS encoding NAD-dependent epimerase/dehydratase family protein — protein sequence MAAQNVLVTGPYGEAGEAILTYLAGKEEYNFTYLNRSDHPEYETHVADIADYEAIRPAFDGQDAVIHLAAQSDAGAEFEDIIEPNIVGTYNVLKAMEDADVKKLIYASSQRVMGLYEEEHAPELYEEDYPSEYDPLRLSHETIPKPDGYYGASKMFGEYICQTHARRDGAPEQVYSLRISSVRTEEYDHPYGDAERGVDRGGEHKVEDGEVWDQSQTGSWERGSQEYKEMEKRLKASWTSQRDFAQMLECCLEDEDVTYDTFYAVSGNDARWFDIEHAQAVLGYEPQDNGSEWTSPPE from the coding sequence ATGGCAGCCCAAAACGTACTAGTGACGGGTCCATACGGTGAGGCTGGCGAGGCGATTCTCACCTACTTGGCCGGCAAAGAGGAGTACAACTTCACGTATCTCAACCGAAGCGATCACCCGGAATACGAAACCCACGTCGCCGATATCGCCGATTACGAGGCAATCCGACCTGCATTTGACGGACAAGACGCCGTCATTCACCTTGCGGCTCAATCGGACGCAGGGGCTGAGTTTGAGGATATTATTGAGCCAAACATCGTGGGCACGTATAACGTCCTCAAAGCAATGGAGGACGCAGACGTCAAGAAGCTCATCTACGCGTCCTCACAGCGAGTAATGGGACTGTACGAAGAAGAACACGCACCAGAACTCTACGAGGAGGACTATCCCAGTGAGTACGATCCTCTCAGACTTTCTCACGAGACGATACCGAAGCCCGACGGTTATTACGGTGCGTCGAAGATGTTCGGTGAGTACATTTGCCAAACCCATGCGCGTCGTGACGGTGCGCCCGAGCAGGTCTACTCTCTCCGGATTTCCAGCGTCCGAACGGAAGAATATGACCACCCCTACGGTGACGCTGAGCGAGGAGTCGACCGCGGTGGTGAGCACAAGGTCGAGGATGGAGAAGTATGGGATCAGTCCCAAACTGGCTCCTGGGAACGCGGAAGTCAAGAGTACAAGGAGATGGAAAAGCGGCTCAAGGCATCGTGGACGTCTCAACGCGACTTTGCACAGATGCTAGAGTGTTGTCTTGAGGATGAGGACGTCACTTACGATACGTTCTACGCAGTAAGTGGCAACGATGCTCGCTGGTTCGATATCGAGCATGCACAGGCCGTTCTCGGCTACGAGCCACAGGACAACGGCTCAGAGTGGACGAGTCCTCCAGAGTAA
- a CDS encoding type I 3-dehydroquinate dehydratase, with protein sequence MNAGEYQLVGLTDDLSQVSTVEDIIDLVEFRFGEAKDPYGQISNYDGDTPIIVSDVVNQVNSSEEQEKALYNIVSEQPADKIKTVEFELSVAKENEHIVRKFQKESASTVISYYNVEETPTEQRLQNIISNCSQYGDIAKIVVRAETETDALSLLQCLNAASRQGIDVAGYALGDIGKHTRVISIFYGAQMAYAPIAGYEGSSDTEEIDLRLLQNLLKTLINSESATLIDELQGKF encoded by the coding sequence ATGAATGCGGGCGAATACCAGCTTGTTGGATTAACCGACGATCTAAGCCAAGTGTCTACTGTCGAGGATATCATTGATTTAGTAGAGTTTCGATTTGGTGAGGCAAAAGACCCGTATGGACAAATATCCAACTATGATGGTGATACCCCAATCATCGTTTCAGACGTTGTTAATCAAGTCAATAGCAGTGAGGAGCAGGAAAAAGCACTTTACAACATCGTCTCGGAACAACCCGCAGACAAAATTAAAACAGTAGAATTCGAACTATCTGTGGCGAAAGAAAACGAACACATTGTGAGGAAATTTCAGAAAGAAAGCGCTAGCACAGTCATCTCATACTATAACGTGGAAGAAACACCTACCGAACAACGGCTTCAGAATATTATTTCAAATTGCTCCCAATATGGGGATATTGCAAAAATAGTCGTTCGAGCCGAAACAGAAACTGACGCTTTATCTCTACTCCAGTGTCTCAATGCGGCGTCTCGTCAAGGAATTGACGTCGCTGGCTATGCACTGGGGGATATTGGAAAACACACTCGTGTAATCAGTATTTTCTACGGGGCACAGATGGCCTATGCCCCTATTGCTGGTTACGAAGGGAGCTCGGACACTGAGGAAATTGATCTGCGTCTCCTCCAGAATCTCCTTAAAACACTAATCAATTCCGAGAGCGCCACTCTAATTGACGAGCTTCAGGGGAAATTTTAG
- a CDS encoding LVIVD repeat-containing protein, with the protein MKSTRRTLLKVLGGTAAIGSIDTVTARGNPTKGRIRKLGHSLLEDPPGGYTEGDVRDDGQYALTGSFFGTGGSFLVDISNPTDPTQVHRLPSSADVRNADVKFGRRNGLYYRSQEPNTDDAEFAGVEIIDYGYAEGTPSEPAIIGTLDAGPTHNLFPHPTEPYVYTTEHHGMGVFDVSDPTSTSYVGRFGPEADLHDIVVDPENDLAHLAFIGGGFDGYVIMDVSDPASPEVAGQFSYEGLPSYEDVPLGEEGFENCHYANYDPERAIAVVGDEIGHGKPGGKHIFDIGWGDGSVSDPQPIGYTASPDAEYQGDDPLETYDWTTHNHDIIAKEDTSLLVDGAYHEGAVVWDISDPTNPAVADQYETDDMADQAQGPTWLGDAPMAWGANYNEERDLTVVSDMVTGVYVLKVTPAASSGGN; encoded by the coding sequence ATGAAATCAACACGACGCACGCTGCTCAAAGTGCTAGGCGGCACGGCCGCGATCGGAAGCATCGATACGGTAACAGCCCGAGGTAACCCAACCAAGGGCCGAATCCGAAAACTCGGTCACTCGCTCCTCGAAGACCCGCCGGGCGGATACACCGAAGGCGACGTCCGTGACGACGGACAGTACGCGCTGACGGGGAGTTTCTTCGGAACGGGTGGAAGTTTCCTCGTCGACATCAGCAATCCGACGGACCCGACGCAGGTCCACCGCCTGCCGTCGTCGGCCGACGTGCGGAACGCGGACGTGAAGTTCGGCCGCCGCAACGGACTCTACTACCGCTCACAGGAACCCAACACCGATGACGCGGAGTTCGCCGGCGTCGAGATCATCGACTACGGCTACGCGGAGGGGACGCCGAGCGAGCCGGCCATCATCGGGACGCTCGACGCGGGTCCGACGCACAACCTCTTCCCCCATCCCACCGAACCGTACGTCTACACCACCGAACACCACGGAATGGGCGTCTTCGACGTCAGCGACCCGACCAGTACCTCGTACGTCGGCCGGTTCGGCCCCGAAGCCGACCTCCACGACATCGTCGTCGACCCCGAGAACGACCTCGCACACCTCGCGTTCATCGGCGGCGGCTTCGACGGCTACGTCATCATGGACGTCAGCGACCCCGCCAGTCCCGAAGTGGCGGGGCAGTTCAGCTACGAAGGCCTCCCGTCCTACGAGGACGTCCCGCTCGGCGAGGAGGGCTTCGAGAACTGCCACTACGCGAACTACGACCCCGAGCGCGCCATCGCCGTCGTCGGCGACGAAATCGGCCACGGCAAGCCCGGCGGCAAACACATCTTCGACATCGGCTGGGGCGACGGCTCCGTCTCGGACCCGCAGCCAATCGGGTACACCGCGTCGCCGGACGCCGAGTACCAGGGTGACGACCCGCTCGAAACCTACGACTGGACGACGCACAACCACGACATCATCGCGAAGGAGGACACCTCCCTGCTCGTCGACGGCGCGTACCACGAAGGTGCGGTCGTCTGGGACATCAGCGACCCGACGAACCCCGCCGTCGCCGACCAGTACGAAACCGACGACATGGCCGACCAGGCCCAGGGACCGACATGGCTCGGCGACGCCCCGATGGCGTGGGGTGCGAACTACAACGAGGAGCGCGACCTCACCGTCGTCTCGGACATGGTCACCGGCGTGTACGTTCTCAAAGTGACGCCGGCCGCGTCGAGCGGAGGGAACTGA
- a CDS encoding LVIVD repeat-containing protein, whose translation MKATGALGFAGFTGVTAGRGGEIGTSSSETLRLFGEVAVSGATEVVTQNTWAYVATGDGFAVVDWRNSNRPQLVGTWDAPGTGIADVKVDGDLLAVSTQGGEHDHGPGEEPNADPDAQIGTHLYDVSDPTDPRYLSTFQVLPEGVHNAHLVDDVLYIAKEAPFDESALIIVDVSDPANPTESSRWILEEVHPELDSVTNFVHDVYAQGDYAYLAYWDAGCRVLDVSDPTDPVEVSWFGQTENADMGMDGDPWSRVYGSPGNAHYVQPSPDGDHVYVGAETYAGESGGITVFDVSDFNDPQQVATIEAEDRNPGIFPDTSHNFDVTPNRLYTSWYNAGARVYDTTDPSNPQKTYEYDPDGSSFWTAVRARGFTVVSDIGGGLAFLHEDRGENRAPSFDGADSVPYHDRRHDD comes from the coding sequence TTGAAGGCGACCGGAGCACTCGGTTTCGCCGGATTTACGGGTGTCACGGCCGGACGTGGCGGTGAAATCGGTACCAGCAGCAGCGAGACGCTCCGCCTCTTCGGGGAGGTGGCCGTCTCGGGCGCGACCGAGGTCGTCACCCAGAACACGTGGGCCTACGTCGCGACAGGAGATGGCTTCGCGGTCGTCGACTGGCGAAATTCGAATCGACCCCAACTGGTCGGGACGTGGGATGCACCGGGAACTGGTATCGCCGACGTCAAGGTCGACGGTGACCTGCTTGCGGTCAGCACGCAGGGTGGCGAACACGACCACGGCCCGGGCGAGGAACCGAACGCCGACCCGGACGCACAGATCGGCACCCACCTCTACGATGTCAGTGACCCGACCGACCCGCGGTACCTGAGTACGTTCCAGGTGCTTCCGGAAGGGGTTCACAACGCGCATCTCGTCGACGATGTGCTCTACATCGCGAAGGAAGCGCCGTTCGACGAGAGCGCGCTCATCATCGTAGACGTAAGCGACCCCGCGAACCCTACGGAGTCCTCTCGGTGGATCCTCGAGGAAGTTCACCCCGAACTGGATTCGGTGACGAACTTCGTCCACGATGTCTACGCCCAGGGCGACTACGCCTACCTCGCGTACTGGGATGCCGGCTGCCGCGTCCTCGACGTGAGCGATCCAACCGACCCCGTCGAGGTAAGTTGGTTCGGCCAGACCGAGAACGCGGATATGGGCATGGACGGTGACCCCTGGTCGCGTGTTTACGGCTCACCCGGAAACGCACACTACGTCCAACCGTCGCCCGACGGTGACCACGTGTACGTCGGTGCCGAAACCTACGCGGGCGAGTCTGGCGGTATCACGGTCTTCGACGTGAGCGATTTCAACGACCCGCAGCAGGTCGCGACGATCGAAGCGGAAGACCGCAACCCCGGTATCTTCCCGGACACGTCCCACAACTTCGACGTTACGCCGAATCGTCTCTACACGTCATGGTACAACGCCGGCGCTCGCGTCTACGATACAACGGACCCATCGAATCCACAGAAGACCTACGAGTACGACCCTGACGGATCGTCGTTCTGGACGGCCGTCCGTGCCCGCGGGTTCACCGTCGTCAGCGACATCGGTGGCGGTCTCGCGTTCCTTCACGAGGACCGGGGTGAGAACCGTGCGCCGTCCTTCGACGGCGCAGACTCCGTCCCGTACCACGACCGTCGACACGACGACTGA
- a CDS encoding group I truncated hemoglobin, producing MDESTGTMSADETIFDRLGGREAVESVVDDFYDRVLTDERVVQHFEDADTTALRAHQVQFVSAVTGGPVQYTGDDMEEAHRGMGITDEEFNAVATHLDTALDENGVADEDRERVLAEVEELRPEIVEA from the coding sequence GTGGACGAATCGACCGGGACGATGAGTGCCGACGAAACCATCTTCGACCGACTGGGCGGTCGCGAGGCAGTCGAGAGCGTCGTCGACGACTTCTACGACCGGGTGCTGACCGACGAACGGGTCGTCCAACACTTCGAGGACGCCGACACCACGGCGCTACGCGCCCACCAGGTACAGTTCGTCTCGGCGGTGACCGGCGGCCCCGTCCAGTACACCGGCGACGACATGGAGGAGGCACACCGCGGAATGGGCATCACCGACGAGGAGTTCAACGCTGTCGCGACCCACCTGGACACCGCCCTCGACGAGAACGGGGTCGCCGACGAGGACCGCGAACGGGTGCTCGCCGAGGTCGAGGAACTGCGACCCGAAATCGTCGAGGCGTAG
- a CDS encoding 4-carboxy-4-hydroxy-2-oxoadipate aldolase/oxaloacetate decarboxylase, which translates to MHTIEYDIEKPDSEIVEAFEEVPSTIVSDVTGNVGLTMDSGIRPAYDGVEMAGTAVTVKAAPGDNLIIHKAITMAEPGDVLVIDCDGYTDTGHLGELMCQSCKAHNLSGVIIDGAYRDSREIAEMEFPVYGRGVNPQGPLKQDPGSINVTISCGGVSVDPGDIVVGDDDGIAVIPGDGAEEVLDLAHQKINAEDTTRQEVKEGAYLYEINGYDELFEELEVVGPEDSIQ; encoded by the coding sequence GTGCATACAATAGAGTACGATATCGAGAAACCGGACAGTGAAATCGTTGAGGCTTTCGAAGAGGTTCCCAGTACAATCGTTTCCGACGTGACTGGGAACGTCGGCCTGACGATGGACTCTGGGATTAGACCTGCTTACGACGGTGTCGAGATGGCCGGCACTGCGGTCACAGTTAAAGCAGCGCCGGGCGACAACCTGATCATCCACAAGGCCATCACGATGGCCGAACCGGGTGACGTCTTGGTTATCGATTGTGACGGCTACACCGATACAGGACACCTTGGAGAGCTGATGTGCCAGTCCTGTAAAGCGCACAATCTCTCGGGGGTCATCATCGATGGAGCCTACCGAGACAGTAGAGAAATCGCTGAGATGGAGTTCCCGGTCTACGGCCGCGGTGTCAATCCCCAAGGACCCCTGAAGCAGGATCCTGGTTCGATCAACGTCACAATCTCCTGTGGCGGTGTAAGTGTCGACCCAGGAGATATCGTCGTCGGTGACGATGACGGAATAGCGGTCATCCCCGGAGACGGTGCTGAGGAGGTCCTCGATCTCGCCCATCAGAAAATCAATGCAGAGGATACGACACGCCAAGAAGTCAAAGAGGGTGCGTACCTCTACGAGATCAACGGCTACGATGAACTGTTCGAGGAGTTGGAAGTCGTCGGTCCAGAAGACTCGATTCAGTAA
- a CDS encoding IclR family transcriptional regulator, producing MADQSETGSRQLKSVKQSFEILEYLRETEGATLSQTAEDLEMPVSTTHIHLATLVESNYVVKRSKEYQCSLKFLEVGGEMRDELVLYQAAKPELDDLRVKTGEHTNATVKENGYSVQLYKSQSPDSIDDNAPMGDHLYLHSTATGKAILAELTEDEVDRVIDERGLPALTDDTITDEDTLFEELEDIRERGYSINRGEHYAGVCAVGTAVVSEPDNAIGAISISGPQSRMEQERIEEELGPELLSKKNIIELKIKKNR from the coding sequence ATGGCGGATCAGAGCGAAACGGGCTCACGGCAATTGAAGAGTGTCAAACAATCGTTTGAGATTCTGGAGTATCTTCGAGAGACAGAGGGTGCAACGCTCTCTCAGACCGCGGAGGATCTGGAGATGCCTGTGAGTACGACTCATATCCATTTGGCGACGCTCGTCGAGTCAAACTACGTTGTGAAGAGATCGAAGGAGTATCAATGTAGTTTAAAGTTCCTTGAGGTGGGTGGTGAAATGCGCGATGAGCTGGTTCTTTATCAGGCAGCCAAACCGGAGCTGGACGACTTGCGAGTAAAAACAGGTGAGCACACAAACGCTACGGTAAAGGAAAATGGGTATTCTGTCCAGTTATATAAGTCCCAGAGTCCAGATTCGATCGACGATAACGCACCGATGGGTGACCACTTGTACCTCCATTCAACTGCAACAGGAAAGGCCATTCTTGCAGAACTGACGGAAGACGAAGTTGATCGTGTCATCGATGAACGAGGACTTCCAGCACTGACCGACGATACAATTACCGATGAGGATACTCTCTTCGAAGAACTCGAGGATATTCGTGAACGAGGGTACTCTATCAACCGTGGAGAACACTACGCTGGGGTCTGTGCAGTGGGGACTGCAGTTGTCTCAGAACCGGACAACGCAATCGGTGCAATAAGCATTAGTGGCCCGCAGAGCCGAATGGAGCAAGAGCGAATTGAAGAGGAATTGGGCCCTGAACTTCTGAGCAAGAAGAATATAATCGAACTCAAGATCAAAAAGAATCGGTAA
- a CDS encoding Bug family tripartite tricarboxylate transporter substrate binding protein, translating into MAGDSSEKASRRTVLSRRNFARTVGASGLAATAGCLGQLTGKQEWPARPVEIIAPWAAGGGADRTSRAVADAAKSHTDVSWNVSNQTGGSGSVGMNAAANAEPDGHTLGCTAPEIALFEHLGIAKLSPDDITPIMQYTEFPAALVVKKDSQFKSLDDWISYGKKNKLKMANSGFGSSWHMAAAAIADEAGVKVEHISYDGAAPAMTAVANGEVDCTAVGAAEVAPQVKDGKLTALGVAFDKKVKSLPNTPTLASQGLDIRIGSWLAHFAPPELSEDRQKKIVDVYNSVYEDKAFKEFMSNNGFIRVKRGPKELKKFLDEQYKYYGNLVDKLGIKKQ; encoded by the coding sequence ATGGCAGGCGATAGCAGTGAAAAAGCCAGTCGTCGAACCGTGCTCAGCCGACGAAACTTCGCAAGAACCGTCGGGGCGTCAGGTCTCGCGGCAACTGCTGGCTGTCTCGGACAGCTTACGGGCAAGCAGGAGTGGCCGGCGCGTCCGGTTGAAATCATCGCTCCGTGGGCAGCGGGCGGTGGTGCCGACCGAACCAGCCGTGCCGTTGCAGATGCTGCCAAGAGCCATACCGATGTCTCTTGGAACGTAAGTAACCAGACCGGTGGTTCCGGTTCCGTCGGGATGAATGCCGCCGCAAACGCCGAGCCGGACGGTCACACGCTTGGGTGTACGGCACCTGAAATTGCGTTGTTCGAACACCTCGGAATCGCCAAACTCAGTCCCGACGATATCACGCCGATTATGCAGTACACTGAGTTCCCGGCAGCACTCGTCGTCAAAAAAGACTCTCAGTTCAAATCTCTCGATGATTGGATCTCCTACGGGAAGAAGAACAAGCTCAAGATGGCCAACTCCGGATTCGGTTCGTCGTGGCACATGGCTGCGGCAGCCATCGCGGACGAGGCAGGCGTAAAAGTCGAACACATCAGCTACGATGGTGCAGCGCCTGCAATGACGGCCGTCGCAAACGGTGAGGTCGACTGTACTGCGGTGGGTGCCGCTGAAGTCGCACCCCAGGTCAAGGACGGAAAGCTAACCGCACTGGGCGTCGCGTTCGACAAGAAGGTGAAGTCGCTTCCGAACACCCCGACGTTAGCGAGCCAGGGTCTCGACATCCGTATCGGTTCCTGGCTGGCGCATTTTGCACCCCCGGAGCTTTCCGAAGACCGCCAAAAGAAAATCGTGGACGTGTACAACTCGGTCTACGAGGACAAGGCGTTCAAGGAGTTCATGAGCAACAACGGATTCATCCGTGTCAAGCGTGGCCCCAAAGAACTGAAGAAGTTCCTCGACGAGCAGTACAAGTACTACGGAAACCTGGTAGACAAACTCGGCATCAAGAAACAGTAA
- a CDS encoding alpha/beta fold hydrolase: MASDGDSNGWGEPSVIDREGCRIHYWAVGPADAPTVVCSHGATMDHHMFDAQREPLLDAGYRVVTWDIRGHGLSKPIGARFDVPTVVADLVAVLDRVGADEVVALGQSFGGYVSQELCFRHPERVAAVAIVGATDITQLPSKLESLALRLSPYLFGLWPYRHLRKVVADSTAKTEAAKRYAYGATGQLSKREFVAVWKGVATALHAEPGYVVEKPLLLTHGDADETGTIARDAPAWAEKEPECRYEVIPDAGHNANQDNPEFFNRVLLEFLEEHVPARTDRSVR, translated from the coding sequence ATGGCGAGCGACGGCGACTCGAACGGCTGGGGCGAACCGTCCGTCATCGACAGGGAGGGCTGTCGCATTCACTACTGGGCGGTCGGCCCCGCCGACGCGCCGACGGTCGTCTGTAGCCACGGCGCGACGATGGACCACCACATGTTCGACGCCCAGCGCGAGCCGCTCCTCGACGCCGGCTATCGCGTCGTGACCTGGGACATCCGGGGACACGGCCTGTCGAAACCCATCGGTGCCCGCTTCGACGTTCCGACGGTCGTCGCGGACCTCGTCGCGGTTCTCGACCGCGTGGGCGCGGACGAAGTCGTCGCCCTCGGACAGTCGTTCGGCGGCTACGTCTCCCAGGAACTCTGCTTTCGGCATCCCGAGCGGGTGGCGGCGGTCGCCATCGTGGGCGCGACCGATATCACCCAACTCCCGTCGAAACTGGAGTCCCTCGCACTCAGACTCTCGCCCTATCTGTTCGGACTCTGGCCGTACCGGCATCTCCGGAAGGTCGTCGCCGACAGCACCGCCAAGACCGAAGCGGCGAAGCGCTACGCCTACGGCGCGACGGGCCAGTTGTCGAAGCGCGAGTTCGTCGCCGTCTGGAAGGGCGTCGCGACGGCCCTCCACGCCGAACCGGGGTACGTCGTCGAGAAACCGTTGTTACTCACGCACGGCGACGCCGACGAGACGGGGACGATAGCGAGAGACGCCCCTGCGTGGGCCGAGAAGGAACCCGAGTGCCGGTACGAGGTGATTCCGGATGCGGGCCACAACGCGAACCAGGACAACCCCGAGTTCTTCAACCGCGTGCTGCTGGAGTTTCTGGAGGAGCACGTTCCCGCGCGGACGGACCGTTCCGTTCGGTAG